Part of the Lotus japonicus ecotype B-129 chromosome 6, LjGifu_v1.2 genome, aattttgaaattctaacaTGCTGATCAGCATTCAAAGCCACATAATTTTTAACTTTGCACTTAGGTCCTTGCATTTAATCCTTATTATTAATGGTTTAGTGTCAACAAATTATTGGGCCAAGTCGGCCCACTACTCAAATTTTTGTGTTAAAATTTAATGGGCCAAGTCGGCCCACTACTCACttttacttaaatttttttgtaaaaaattaaTGGGCCAAGGCGGCCCACTACTCACATTCTTTTGTTACTGTTTAATGGGTCACGAAGACAACATTTAATAAAACTAATAGAAATAGCCCAATGGTCACTTTTTCTAATGCATACTCAGAACTACAAGCACTCATACAGTATATGGATGGGTCACTACTACTCAGAACTATAAGTACTCAGCAAATGCAATAATATCATATCATATGTTCCGACAAATGGTGGTAATACTATGCATTGCCCACCAGAGGAAATTCAATGCATTGTATTACCACAAAATCATCCAATCATCCAAATGTGGCATAATTACAAGAGGTTCAACAGGCAACAAAACATATTTGCGACAAAATACTCATGTGGTGGAAAAACATGtaaatcaacaacaaaaaaccaTATTCTCCACAACTTGCACTAGCCTCCTCCACAGCCACATCAAGCTGAACATTAGCAAACAACAAAAAACTTCAAAGGTGCTGGCAGTGCTGGCCTCAATCTATATCAGCAACATGAAGGCTGGTCCAGAGCAAGGAAGCCTTCTCTTCAAAAATTCTCCTCATGTCGTTATGATCTCCAGATAAAAGACTAGTGCCTGTTTTCAAACGCACAGCACAATCATTCGGCTACAACATAAACATAAACAACATCATGTTATTGAGGCTAAAACAAATGTTATTAATTGGAAAAATAGCACAAACAAACAGCCACATGTACATGTGTTAAGAATTACTTACATATCCACTGTGATTGGGGCTAAACCCAGCTCCCATCTCAAGCCAATTCAGCACCCAAACCGCTGAATCATGACTGCAGTCTAAACAGGAGGAATTAATTAGACAAAGTACACAAACAGTTGCTGGATTTCTATATAATCCATTAATTACTGTTACACATACCTGCTCCAAGTGTTGGGGATTCCCCTTGCTTCCTTCAGCTGCCATGAATGAAAATCTGACATTTTTCGGAAGAAATCCATTTCAACATATCCGCCTGATGTACTCATCATTTGCATAAGTGTATCACACTGCCAACATAACCAgaaaaacattaaatttgaaGGTGAATAAATAATGCAAGTAAGATATTGAAGTTAGACAAGTAATTACCATTGTTCGCATGCTTGCACATCTAATGGGTACATCATCCACATTGAGATGGGAATCAAAGTAATAGATAGCATAATCCACAATAGAAATTACCATCAAATACCAATGACCAGACTCACTTTTCATAGGAACATAAATCTACCTCATAATCACCGGTT contains:
- the LOC130721877 gene encoding uncharacterized protein LOC130721877 isoform X3 → MDNKCDTLMQMMSTSGGYVEMDFFRKMSDFHSWQLKEARGIPNTWSSHDSAVWVLNWLEMGAGFSPNHSGYPNDCAVRLKTGTSLLSGDHNDMRRIFEEKASLLWTSLHVADID
- the LOC130721877 gene encoding uncharacterized protein LOC130721877 isoform X2, which codes for MKSESGHWYLMVISIVDYAIYYFDSHLNVDDVPIRCASMRTMCDTLMQMMSTSGGYVEMDFFRKMSDFHSWQLKEARGIPNTWSSHDSAVWVLNWLEMGAGFSPNHSGYALVFYLEIITT
- the LOC130721877 gene encoding uncharacterized protein LOC130721877 isoform X1 — encoded protein: MKSESGHWYLMVISIVDYAIYYFDSHLNVDDVPIRCASMRTMCDTLMQMMSTSGGYVEMDFFRKMSDFHSWQLKEARGIPNTWSSHDSAVWVLNWLEMGAGFSPNHSGYPNDCAVRLKTGTSLLSGDHNDMRRIFEEKASLLWTSLHVADID